In a single window of the Flavobacterium sp. W4I14 genome:
- a CDS encoding SM-20-related protein (product_source=KO:K07394; cath_funfam=2.60.120.620; cog=COG3751; ko=KO:K07394; pfam=PF13640; smart=SM00702), which produces MEKIFDCLIDSFIEDKVGIAENFLSVSLAGHLKDNLIGLFENKKLLNAGVGNDTVVNQNKLIRSDVIYWLDRKHNNQHENDFFDLMDEFVVYLNRTCYTGITGYEFHYTLYESGTFYKKHIDQFQHSGSRQYSMIMYLNSDWKIEDGGELRIYHVDEEQNISPNNGKSVFFKSSDLAHEVLLTHKQRMSITGWLKVG; this is translated from the coding sequence TTGGAAAAAATATTTGATTGCCTTATCGATAGTTTTATCGAAGATAAAGTGGGTATAGCCGAAAACTTTTTAAGTGTTTCTTTAGCGGGCCATCTTAAAGATAACCTGATCGGGTTGTTTGAAAATAAAAAACTATTAAATGCTGGCGTGGGTAACGATACGGTTGTGAATCAAAACAAGTTGATTAGAAGCGATGTGATTTACTGGTTAGACAGAAAGCATAATAACCAACACGAAAATGATTTCTTCGATTTGATGGACGAATTTGTGGTTTATTTAAACCGTACCTGTTATACAGGTATCACCGGATACGAATTTCATTATACACTTTACGAATCGGGCACGTTCTACAAAAAACATATTGATCAGTTTCAGCACAGCGGAAGCAGGCAATATTCGATGATTATGTATCTGAACAGCGACTGGAAAATAGAAGATGGGGGAGAGCTGCGCATTTATCATGTTGATGAGGAGCAGAATATCTCGCCCAATAACGGTAAAAGTGTTTTCTTTAAAAGTTCAGACCTGGCACACGAGGTATTGCTTACCCATAAACAAAGGATGAGTATTACAGGCTGGTTAAAGGTGGGTTAA
- a CDS encoding peroxiredoxin (product_source=COG1225; cath_funfam=3.40.30.10; cleavage_site_network=SignalP-noTM; cog=COG1225; pfam=PF08534; superfamily=52833) has protein sequence MKYLFTLLLSIYSCALIFAQDTSKSVQKKVVRESTTMSRTNLDTNRIVYDETGKALRYYQYSKVMNTGEYSINYDGNPSLPTTKAFLKKISQEEQFKRYEMIKELMKINNSAIAEGKMLDISPLTTFYEKEKIENKAIVLIFWYANCPPCTEAFADISTFLKQIDNTKDILVLAITTDDQTVATAKLKEKPLLYAELISSGRAIANAYQIKSYPSYVVADKNHVIRYAIAGSSQITIPGLKNAIKAVLQQ, from the coding sequence ATGAAATATCTATTTACGCTCCTATTATCAATTTATTCTTGTGCCCTTATTTTTGCCCAAGACACGTCGAAATCAGTTCAAAAAAAAGTAGTCAGGGAATCCACAACGATGTCACGTACTAATCTTGACACTAACAGAATTGTATATGATGAAACGGGGAAAGCACTCCGCTATTATCAGTATAGCAAGGTGATGAATACCGGAGAATATTCAATTAACTATGATGGAAATCCTTCTCTACCAACAACTAAAGCCTTTTTAAAGAAAATATCTCAAGAAGAACAATTCAAAAGATATGAAATGATAAAAGAATTGATGAAAATTAATAATTCTGCTATCGCTGAAGGCAAAATGTTAGACATATCTCCATTAACTACATTTTATGAAAAAGAAAAGATTGAAAACAAGGCTATTGTTTTGATATTCTGGTATGCAAACTGTCCTCCATGCACAGAAGCCTTTGCAGATATTAGCACTTTTCTAAAGCAGATAGATAACACAAAAGATATATTAGTGCTGGCAATTACAACTGATGATCAGACGGTTGCTACAGCTAAACTAAAAGAAAAACCTTTGCTATATGCAGAATTAATTAGTTCGGGCCGAGCTATTGCCAATGCGTATCAGATAAAAAGCTATCCGTCATATGTAGTCGCCGATAAAAACCATGTAATAAGGTATGCCATTGCTGGTAGTTCACAAATTACTATTCCCGGATTAAAAAATGCTATAAAAGCTGTTTTACAACAATAA
- a CDS encoding Ser/Thr protein kinase RdoA (MazF antagonist) (product_source=COG2334; cath_funfam=3.30.200.20,3.90.1200.10; cog=COG2334; pfam=PF01636; superfamily=56112): protein MNIFPAQYSTLSAAALKDHLIEAYRLDPSTTCRLLIRNVSDTYILENLSQKYIFKIYRDAHRKRNEIEAEVELLNILKANGNSVSYPITDVNGKQIQHFNAIEGLRNGILFSFAEGKVILDLENAHLVRLGQDIAILHQSTSSIKLNNSRPVFNFETTLFEPLRDLKPHFTEMPEEFEYLTNIADKVVKKFEGFDTSKFGHGYCHYDFFPKNFHFDDAGKITFFDFDFAGQGYLINDLMSFLNHYFFHQLNNLISKEQAEKDFDTFLNAYQQVRPLTDDELKAIPYLGITFHIFFLKFFYDNYDDWSNAFLTPRYTKHRVTLIKKWEEMYCNF from the coding sequence ATGAATATTTTCCCCGCCCAATACTCCACGTTATCAGCCGCTGCCTTAAAAGATCATTTAATTGAAGCTTATCGGTTAGATCCATCTACAACCTGCCGGTTATTAATCAGGAATGTAAGTGATACTTATATTCTGGAAAATCTAAGCCAGAAATACATCTTCAAAATCTACCGCGATGCTCATCGCAAACGCAATGAAATTGAAGCTGAAGTAGAATTGCTCAATATTTTAAAAGCAAATGGAAATTCAGTTTCCTACCCCATAACCGATGTAAATGGGAAACAAATTCAACATTTTAATGCCATAGAAGGCTTAAGAAATGGCATACTGTTTTCTTTTGCCGAAGGAAAGGTGATTTTGGACCTGGAAAATGCACATCTTGTTCGATTGGGGCAAGACATTGCCATCTTGCACCAAAGTACTTCTTCAATAAAGCTCAATAATTCACGTCCAGTATTCAATTTTGAAACGACTTTATTTGAGCCTTTGCGCGATTTAAAACCTCATTTCACAGAAATGCCCGAGGAATTTGAATACCTGACCAACATTGCCGATAAAGTGGTTAAAAAGTTCGAAGGATTCGATACTTCAAAGTTCGGCCATGGCTATTGCCATTACGATTTTTTCCCAAAGAATTTCCATTTTGATGATGCAGGAAAAATTACCTTCTTTGATTTCGATTTTGCAGGCCAAGGCTACCTGATTAACGATTTAATGTCGTTCCTGAACCATTATTTCTTCCATCAATTGAATAACCTAATCTCCAAAGAACAGGCAGAAAAGGATTTCGATACCTTTTTAAATGCCTATCAACAAGTTAGACCTTTAACTGATGATGAATTAAAAGCCATTCCCTATCTGGGAATCACCTTTCATATTTTCTTCCTGAAATTCTTTTATGATAATTACGATGATTGGTCGAATGCCTTTTTAACCCCACGATATACGAAACACCGTGTAACGCTGATTAAAAAATGGGAAGAAATGTATTGTAACTTTTAG
- a CDS encoding carboxymethylenebutenolidase (product_source=KO:K01061; cath_funfam=3.40.50.1820; cog=COG0412; ko=KO:K01061; pfam=PF01738; superfamily=53474; transmembrane_helix_parts=Inside_1_25,TMhelix_26_43,Outside_44_287) codes for MDQKIINLYDEYTHSQVSRKDFMRKLAVLAGSTALAMTILPMLENNYAAAADFNSDDIEVENITYAGVDGEMKAVLAKPKGKKNLGCVLVIHENRGLNPHIIDVTKRVAAEGFLALGVDALSPLGGTPTDEDKGRELIGKLDPEKNLQNYLKGLDYLRNRKDGNGKVGCVGFCWGGAMANKLAVNDPKLQAAVAYYGAQANVADVPKIKASLMLHYGGLDERINAGIPAYEQALKDNKIDYKIYIYDGVNHAFNNNTSPTRYNEAAAKLAWSRTIDLFKQKLAVLTR; via the coding sequence ATGGATCAGAAAATAATCAACCTGTACGATGAGTATACCCATAGTCAGGTAAGCAGAAAAGATTTTATGAGAAAACTGGCTGTCCTGGCAGGTAGCACAGCATTGGCGATGACTATTCTCCCTATGCTAGAGAATAATTATGCCGCTGCAGCAGATTTTAACAGTGATGATATCGAAGTTGAAAATATTACCTACGCTGGTGTTGACGGTGAAATGAAAGCTGTACTGGCCAAACCCAAAGGGAAAAAGAACTTAGGCTGCGTACTGGTTATTCATGAAAACAGGGGCTTAAATCCACATATTATTGACGTAACCAAACGTGTTGCTGCCGAAGGTTTCCTGGCGCTTGGTGTGGATGCGCTTTCACCACTTGGTGGAACCCCGACAGATGAAGATAAGGGGCGCGAGTTGATCGGTAAATTAGATCCTGAAAAGAACTTACAGAATTATTTAAAAGGATTGGACTATTTGCGCAATAGAAAAGACGGAAACGGTAAAGTAGGTTGTGTGGGCTTTTGCTGGGGCGGTGCAATGGCCAATAAATTAGCGGTTAATGACCCCAAATTGCAGGCAGCTGTTGCTTATTATGGCGCACAGGCCAATGTGGCCGATGTTCCTAAAATTAAAGCAAGTTTAATGTTACATTATGGCGGCCTGGATGAACGCATTAATGCCGGGATCCCAGCTTATGAGCAGGCTTTAAAAGACAATAAAATTGATTATAAAATTTATATCTACGATGGTGTAAACCATGCCTTTAACAACAATACCTCACCTACGAGATATAACGAAGCCGCGGCAAAACTGGCCTGGAGCAGAACAATTGATCTGTTTAAACAGAAATTAGCGGTGTTAACGCGGTAA
- a CDS encoding hypothetical protein (product_source=Hypo-rule applied; cath_funfam=3.80.10.10; superfamily=58026,75632), protein MDEYRLNIIKKSSAEINRLQLLSVFFDDEVIYKIYLRSQVIHQLFANNEELEIEKLDLFHLQFTDSVIELLKKIKKSNEKNVSLIYDEIDLNEELIERMAGALVDQKSFQQDKQKQSLKVNLSLRKLFSVLSDLSSDFPFSKNINVFSSRYASDFYFDLTTDQFAKLIDFQSKQVYTNIYATIEKKLMGKLCKYDFRTEFYIGLKSGELVIEVYKFLDIDSYYLFFPSRNLFLFCDLTILKDLDMSNNLSERERIVQELQYKNDKLKSNAAVLKTAIPNEVVNLLEDSYGKISDINFLNHLNNFDVQSNILKTMLKTDLF, encoded by the coding sequence ATGGATGAATACCGTTTAAATATTATCAAAAAATCAAGCGCAGAGATCAACCGTTTACAGTTGCTCTCTGTGTTTTTTGATGATGAGGTGATTTATAAAATTTATTTAAGAAGCCAGGTTATTCATCAACTTTTTGCCAACAACGAAGAATTAGAGATCGAAAAATTAGATCTTTTCCATCTTCAGTTTACCGATAGTGTAATCGAACTGCTCAAAAAGATTAAAAAGAGCAATGAGAAAAACGTATCACTCATTTACGATGAAATTGACCTGAATGAAGAGCTGATCGAGCGCATGGCAGGTGCGCTTGTTGATCAGAAAAGTTTTCAGCAGGATAAACAGAAACAATCGTTAAAAGTAAACCTATCGCTGCGGAAGCTGTTCAGTGTATTGTCTGATCTCAGTTCTGATTTTCCTTTCTCCAAAAACATCAACGTTTTTAGCTCCAGATACGCCAGCGATTTTTACTTCGATCTCACCACCGATCAATTTGCTAAACTGATTGATTTTCAAAGTAAACAGGTTTATACTAACATTTATGCAACCATCGAGAAAAAATTGATGGGTAAGTTGTGTAAATACGATTTTCGGACCGAATTTTATATTGGCTTAAAATCAGGCGAACTGGTAATTGAAGTGTATAAATTTTTAGATATAGACAGTTATTACCTGTTTTTCCCAAGCAGAAACCTGTTTTTGTTCTGTGATTTGACCATTTTAAAAGATTTGGACATGTCTAATAATCTTTCAGAACGGGAACGGATTGTACAAGAACTGCAATATAAAAACGATAAGTTGAAAAGTAATGCTGCAGTTTTAAAAACGGCAATTCCGAATGAGGTTGTTAATTTGTTAGAAGATAGTTATGGTAAAATATCTGATATCAATTTCTTAAACCACCTCAATAATTTCGATGTACAATCGAATATTTTGAAGACCATGTTGAAGACAGATTTGTTTTAG
- a CDS encoding uncharacterized protein YaaN involved in tellurite resistance (product_source=COG3853; cath_funfam=1.20.5.340; cog=COG3853; pfam=PF05816; superfamily=47661) yields METNPNVTQALTPVKLDKDGNVDLEKITSEETLKYNEIGKSLEPSDVNSILNYGSDAQNSMEKYSNEFLSSVRTYNSGEVGGLINELLTELNYIDVSELEQSAFKNFISKIPFLKRLVVDVKKLFQKYDVVVNNIDKITNKIKAGRLNSIKDNSSLQTMFDSNVGYIHQMEELIIAGQMKYNELNIKLAEMEGRPADYQDYEIADLRDFISRLDKRLADMKIVRFIMLQSLAQIRVVQNNNTSIAEKAQSIVSTTIPVWKNQLTIAVALQRQKANVEMQKKISDTTNTILQKNAEMLKQNSIDVAKENEKTVVSLETLKRTTSSLIETLNEVKQIHEAGAQSRRVLDGELKTLETELKKNVTRVS; encoded by the coding sequence ATGGAAACCAACCCAAACGTTACCCAAGCCCTTACTCCGGTTAAACTGGATAAAGATGGCAATGTGGATCTCGAGAAAATAACCTCAGAGGAAACACTTAAATACAATGAGATTGGAAAATCGTTAGAACCATCAGATGTAAATTCTATCCTGAATTACGGAAGCGACGCCCAAAACTCAATGGAAAAATACAGTAACGAGTTTTTATCTTCTGTACGGACCTATAACAGTGGCGAAGTTGGCGGTTTAATTAACGAACTGCTTACTGAACTGAATTATATCGATGTTTCAGAATTGGAGCAAAGTGCATTTAAGAACTTTATTTCTAAGATCCCGTTTTTAAAGCGCCTGGTTGTTGATGTGAAAAAACTTTTCCAGAAGTATGATGTTGTGGTGAATAATATTGATAAAATCACCAATAAAATTAAAGCTGGAAGGTTAAACTCTATTAAAGATAACAGTTCGCTGCAAACCATGTTCGATAGCAATGTTGGTTACATCCACCAAATGGAAGAACTGATTATTGCCGGACAGATGAAATACAACGAGCTGAACATCAAACTTGCTGAGATGGAAGGTCGGCCTGCCGATTACCAGGACTATGAAATTGCCGATTTAAGGGATTTTATTAGCCGTTTAGATAAAAGACTGGCAGATATGAAAATTGTTCGTTTCATCATGTTGCAATCTTTAGCGCAGATCCGTGTGGTGCAGAATAACAATACTTCAATTGCAGAAAAAGCACAGTCGATTGTGTCTACAACCATTCCGGTATGGAAAAACCAATTGACCATTGCTGTTGCTTTACAAAGGCAAAAAGCAAATGTGGAGATGCAGAAGAAAATTTCGGATACCACGAATACCATTTTGCAGAAAAATGCAGAGATGCTGAAACAAAACAGTATCGATGTAGCCAAAGAGAATGAAAAAACAGTAGTATCTTTGGAAACCTTGAAACGAACCACTTCATCGCTGATTGAAACGCTTAATGAGGTTAAACAGATCCATGAAGCGGGTGCACAGAGCAGAAGAGTGTTGGATGGCGAACTTAAAACTTTGGAAACAGAGTTGAAAAAGAACGTTACGAGGGTGAGTTAA
- a CDS encoding tellurium resistance protein TerZ (product_source=KO:K05791; cath_funfam=2.60.60.30; cog=COG2310; ko=KO:K05791; pfam=PF02342; superfamily=54427), whose translation MAINLEKGQRISLEKSNGSKLQNVCVGINWGAIEKKGLFGFGSSKEAVDLDGSCALYNENKQLLEVVYFGNLKSKNGSVKHSGDDLTGDMGGDDGLDNEIITLDFSQLDANVNYVAFVLNSFRGHDFGTIPFASIRIYEGTTKRVNEVFAKFDIANGSNFAGHVSMVMGVFYKKNGEWKFNAIGEPTKDKKLEDTVKTVTQNYL comes from the coding sequence ATGGCAATCAATCTTGAAAAAGGACAGCGTATCAGTCTGGAAAAAAGTAATGGCAGCAAACTTCAGAATGTTTGTGTAGGTATTAACTGGGGCGCTATTGAAAAGAAAGGTCTTTTCGGTTTCGGATCTTCAAAAGAAGCGGTAGATTTAGATGGAAGCTGTGCGTTATACAACGAAAACAAACAACTTTTAGAGGTAGTTTATTTCGGTAACCTAAAATCTAAAAACGGTTCTGTAAAACATAGCGGTGATGATTTAACCGGCGATATGGGCGGCGATGATGGCTTAGATAACGAGATCATCACGCTTGATTTCTCTCAGTTGGATGCTAATGTAAACTATGTTGCCTTTGTATTGAATAGTTTTAGAGGTCATGATTTTGGAACGATCCCTTTTGCGTCAATCCGCATTTATGAGGGCACAACTAAACGTGTTAACGAAGTTTTCGCTAAATTCGATATTGCCAACGGATCAAATTTTGCTGGTCACGTATCGATGGTAATGGGCGTTTTTTACAAGAAAAACGGCGAATGGAAATTTAATGCCATTGGCGAACCAACCAAAGATAAAAAACTCGAAGATACCGTTAAAACCGTAACGCAAAACTATTTATAA
- a CDS encoding tellurium resistance protein TerD (product_source=KO:K05795; cath_funfam=2.60.60.30; cog=COG2310; ko=KO:K05795; pfam=PF02342), giving the protein MAINLQKGQRENIDAPKFTIGLGWDTNSSSTGSAFDLDASIFLLNDQKKLISDENFVFYNNLVSPDGSVEHTGDNLTGDGDGDDEQIKIDLTKADAKVNEICIVVTIHDADNRRQNFGQVRNSFIRIFDAVTNEVILKYELEEDFSIETAVEFGRVYKREGKWKFEAVGVGMKGGLQDYLNKYQ; this is encoded by the coding sequence ATGGCTATTAATTTGCAAAAGGGGCAAAGAGAAAATATCGATGCTCCTAAATTTACAATAGGTTTAGGTTGGGATACCAACAGCTCTTCAACAGGTTCTGCATTCGATTTAGATGCTTCCATTTTTTTACTAAACGATCAGAAAAAACTGATTTCAGACGAAAACTTTGTATTCTACAATAATTTGGTTTCTCCGGATGGTTCGGTAGAGCATACAGGTGATAACTTAACCGGTGATGGTGATGGCGATGATGAGCAGATCAAAATCGATTTAACCAAAGCTGATGCTAAAGTAAACGAAATCTGTATTGTGGTAACCATCCACGATGCTGATAACAGAAGACAAAATTTTGGACAGGTCAGAAACTCTTTCATCCGTATTTTTGATGCCGTAACCAACGAAGTGATCTTAAAATACGAATTAGAAGAAGATTTCTCTATCGAAACAGCAGTAGAATTTGGAAGAGTTTACAAACGTGAAGGCAAATGGAAATTTGAAGCCGTTGGCGTAGGTATGAAAGGTGGTTTACAGGATTATTTAAACAAATATCAATAA
- a CDS encoding hypothetical protein (product_source=Hypo-rule applied; cath_funfam=3.40.50.2020; pfam=PF15610; superfamily=53271) has protein sequence MIPYNFSLHKIDNTVDFGFSADDYSRFKFGDDLVARSFGKDLADGFIRYYLADNVITDQIVVISSPYSFIPTATFAMKNYFVCQLNRWLVENGGLAVQETKVHRTITYKEDYGELSAEERLLLIGNDSFHIDKDFLAGKTLLFLDDIRITGSHERMILKMAKEYGLKNEMHMLYFAELVNKNIHPNVENFLNYHQIKSIFDLEEIIDSGNFRFNTRIVKYILNTTSSSFNLFLERRSTDFINQLYDLSLGNNYHTIEAYAKNLHLIKDYIKNNNYKLI, from the coding sequence ATGATACCGTATAATTTCTCACTCCATAAAATAGACAATACAGTCGATTTTGGCTTTAGCGCCGACGATTACAGCCGCTTTAAGTTTGGCGATGACCTGGTTGCCCGATCTTTTGGAAAAGACCTTGCCGATGGCTTTATCCGCTATTATCTGGCTGATAATGTGATTACCGATCAGATTGTGGTTATCTCTAGCCCTTACAGTTTTATTCCAACGGCAACCTTCGCCATGAAAAACTATTTCGTTTGTCAGCTTAACCGTTGGCTGGTCGAAAATGGTGGCTTGGCAGTACAGGAAACCAAAGTGCACAGAACCATTACCTATAAGGAAGATTATGGTGAGTTAAGTGCCGAAGAAAGGCTTTTACTGATTGGAAACGATTCATTTCATATTGATAAAGATTTTCTAGCTGGTAAAACACTTTTATTTCTGGATGATATCAGAATTACCGGAAGCCATGAGCGGATGATCTTAAAAATGGCGAAGGAATATGGTTTAAAGAACGAAATGCATATGCTTTATTTTGCCGAACTGGTCAATAAAAATATCCATCCCAATGTAGAGAATTTTCTGAATTACCATCAGATCAAATCTATTTTCGATCTGGAAGAAATTATCGATAGCGGCAATTTCAGGTTTAATACCCGTATTGTAAAATACATTTTAAATACTACTTCGAGCAGTTTTAATCTATTTTTAGAACGTAGAAGTACCGATTTTATCAACCAGCTTTACGATCTATCCCTGGGGAATAACTACCATACCATAGAGGCGTATGCTAAAAATTTACATCTTATAAAAGACTATATCAAAAACAACAATTATAAATTAATTTAA
- a CDS encoding putative hydrolase of the HAD superfamily (product_source=KO:K07025; cath_funfam=1.20.58.120,3.40.50.1000; cog=COG1011; ko=KO:K07025; pfam=PF13419; superfamily=56784) encodes MAFYKHYSFDLWLTLIKSNPAYKQERTRYFYQKFNTKHKNLAEVAVIFRQVDLMVNAINERTGKNVDADEMYLMIISMINDYDFNFHDVDLQEIDHDMEQLVFIHMPLLYSDSSLTVLEQLKSTGLSSTNILSNTGFIKGKTLKKVISHLGIDQFIDFQLYSDEVRMSKPNTGFFQLMLDTIDRKKHPELMLKDVIHVGDNPHADVRGAEAMGINSMLINSNHLSISNLLYDTV; translated from the coding sequence ATGGCTTTTTACAAACATTACTCATTCGATCTTTGGTTAACGTTGATTAAATCTAATCCAGCGTACAAGCAAGAGCGGACACGATATTTTTACCAGAAATTTAATACTAAACATAAAAATTTAGCAGAAGTTGCTGTCATTTTTCGCCAGGTAGATTTAATGGTAAATGCTATTAACGAGCGGACAGGGAAAAATGTAGATGCTGATGAAATGTATTTAATGATCATCAGTATGATTAATGATTACGATTTCAATTTTCATGATGTGGATCTGCAGGAGATTGATCACGACATGGAGCAACTGGTTTTTATCCACATGCCTTTGCTATATAGCGATAGTTCTTTAACCGTATTGGAACAGCTTAAATCAACAGGTTTAAGTTCGACCAATATTTTAAGCAATACTGGTTTTATAAAAGGGAAAACCTTAAAAAAAGTAATCAGTCATTTGGGTATCGATCAGTTTATCGATTTTCAACTGTATTCTGACGAAGTAAGGATGTCTAAACCCAATACCGGATTTTTTCAGTTGATGTTAGATACCATCGATAGGAAAAAACATCCGGAGTTAATGCTAAAAGATGTAATCCATGTTGGCGATAACCCACATGCTGATGTTCGTGGGGCAGAAGCAATGGGAATTAACAGTATGCTCATCAATTCCAATCACTTATCTATCTCAAACCTACTCTATGATACCGTATAA
- a CDS encoding YkoY family integral membrane protein (product_source=TIGR03716; cog=COG0861; pfam=PF03741; superfamily=103473; tigrfam=TIGR03716; transmembrane_helix_parts=Outside_1_14,TMhelix_15_37,Inside_38_57,TMhelix_58_80,Outside_81_156,TMhelix_157_179,Inside_180_190,TMhelix_191_213,Outside_214_227,TMhelix_228_250,Inside_251_271), producing the protein MDFLHTILGDDIQAGLLIILNLIVIESLLSVDNAAVLATMVMDLPKSQREKALKYGIIGAYVFRGICLFLAAWLVKIWWLKPLGGLYLLYLAFDYFRKKNNKGKEEEEEVDKSKSWIYKSTVGLMGNFWATVALVEVMDLAFSIDNVFAAVAFTDHIWLIYIGVFIGILAMRFVAQAFVKLMEKFTFLETIAFIVIAVLGIKLTSSLVTHFYPESPISHAIEGEKTDLFVSIFTVAIFIIPVLTSLLFNYPKKHKSDIIISDDAEKVLDKS; encoded by the coding sequence ATGGATTTTTTGCACACAATTTTAGGTGACGATATACAGGCCGGACTATTAATTATTTTGAATTTAATTGTGATCGAAAGTTTGCTTTCGGTAGACAATGCTGCTGTTTTGGCAACCATGGTAATGGACCTGCCAAAATCGCAAAGAGAAAAAGCTTTAAAATATGGCATTATTGGCGCTTACGTTTTTAGGGGGATCTGTTTGTTCCTGGCTGCATGGTTGGTTAAAATCTGGTGGTTAAAACCACTTGGCGGCCTATATCTATTGTACCTGGCTTTCGATTATTTTAGAAAAAAGAACAATAAAGGCAAGGAAGAAGAAGAGGAAGTAGACAAAAGCAAAAGCTGGATTTATAAATCTACTGTTGGCTTAATGGGGAATTTTTGGGCAACTGTTGCTTTGGTAGAGGTAATGGATCTGGCCTTCTCTATCGATAATGTTTTTGCTGCAGTGGCTTTTACCGATCATATCTGGTTAATCTATATTGGCGTTTTTATTGGGATTTTGGCCATGCGTTTTGTCGCACAGGCATTTGTGAAACTGATGGAGAAATTTACCTTTTTAGAAACGATTGCATTCATCGTAATTGCTGTTTTAGGAATTAAACTTACTTCATCGTTAGTAACGCATTTCTATCCAGAATCACCTATTTCTCATGCTATAGAAGGTGAAAAAACAGATCTATTTGTCTCTATTTTTACGGTAGCCATTTTTATTATACCCGTATTAACATCCTTATTGTTTAACTATCCCAAAAAACACAAAAGCGATATCATCATTTCGGACGATGCCGAAAAGGTATTGGATAAATCTTAA